CCCGATCAAACAACACTTTATAGCAGTGTTTTTGATCATTCACGCTTCCGAAATTGGAGCGCATAATTTTATAGAATTCATCAATAATAAAGATGGGTTCTTTGAAACTTTTAAATGAATCCGACCATAATAAAGAATCTCGTTTGATCTCCTCTTCATCAATCAAAGCTTCTGCAATCATCACAAAGATGTTTTTTAAAAAGTTAAGTTTGTCCAAAAAAACTGGGGACTGATCTGCTGTTGAATTTTTAAATTCAAACCCCAAATAAAACCTGTGATCCGCATTAAGTTCAAAATTTTTAAAATGGATCACGGGATGGCTTACAATGTCTGCCCATCTTTTTTTATCAAGGCGTTTTATTTCATCTTCATTGATCTGATACTTTAATTTTACGTCGGAAGAATAGATTTGATAATATCCCGCACGCTTTACAAAGAGAAAGACCTCATGCACACCTTCATCTTCAAATTTCTTTTTAAAGTTCTCAATAAAATCAATTAAAGTGGATGCTTCAACAAAAGACTTCACCACTTGCAAGGCTGACTTTAAAAAATGCACCTTGTCTTCGAGTTCGTCTTGAGATTCTTTGAGTTTTTTTGTCTGCTCTTCGATCTGCTCGGTTAAGCGCAAAGCCAGTGTCTCGTATTTTAAATTTTGTGACTTTGCCTTCTGAATCACTTCCGTCTGTTTGAGGTTACGGATGAATCGTGTCTGTGTGCTTTTTAAGATGTCTTCAAGTTCTTTTTCGCTGAGGTCTGGTCCTAGCACTCCTAAAAAGTTAGTTTTTTTTCTAAGGTCATTGTACTGCTGAGCATTTAAGTCTTTGCTCCATACAAAAAAAGAATCTTTGTCTTCAAAACTTAAATCATCGGAATCAATAATGAAAATCTCGGCATCAAAACTGAATTTAACCAGTGCACCCGCAATGGCATCATGCAGACGCTCGGGGCACGGTTTAGTTTTAGATTTCCATATTATGTTCATGAATCAAATTATATATGATCTTACTTCGCTACACGAGTCTTTCTTTCTGCATACATGCTCATAATCACTAGGTCCTGATCAATGATCCTAGTGACCAGTTGCCTCTTTTTCTTTTGGCGGTGAATGACGTGCTCTCTTGTTTCTTCGATGTCCACAAATTCATAGCCATGGATACCGCATATTTTTTCTATCATAGCATCAATCTTGTTGATCTTTGCTAGGATGTGTTCACGTGCTGTGTAAAAGTTTTGAAAATCGAAAAGCGAAGTGGTGTTGTCTTGTGCTCTTTGCATGAAGCGTTCATTTTCTAAAATAAACTCTTCTAGCGCACTGTTCTTCATGTCCAATAAGTCCAACACCTCTCTCAAGACCATAGATTCGCTTCTCCTTTACGATCATTATGCCACCATATTGGAAATTTCATGCTGTCAATAATCTGGCTTGGACCATTTTTGGACTCTTTATCAGCGACCTTGGGCCAAAATGAACTGATTTATTCTTGGTGGTGTTTCATATCAAGACGCCTCTGCCAAGCCCATCTGGACTTATGGGCCACCCACAAGAGTTAGGTTAGGTTGGAATATTTTTGAATATGCGTACTCAAAATGCTCAGACAGTGACGTTTGGCATAGCTTTG
This portion of the Pseudobdellovibrionaceae bacterium genome encodes:
- a CDS encoding HAMP domain-containing histidine kinase, which translates into the protein MNIIWKSKTKPCPERLHDAIAGALVKFSFDAEIFIIDSDDLSFEDKDSFFVWSKDLNAQQYNDLRKKTNFLGVLGPDLSEKELEDILKSTQTRFIRNLKQTEVIQKAKSQNLKYETLALRLTEQIEEQTKKLKESQDELEDKVHFLKSALQVVKSFVEASTLIDFIENFKKKFEDEGVHEVFLFVKRAGYYQIYSSDVKLKYQINEDEIKRLDKKRWADIVSHPVIHFKNFELNADHRFYLGFEFKNSTADQSPVFLDKLNFLKNIFVMIAEALIDEEEIKRDSLLWSDSFKSFKEPIFIIDEFYKIMRSNFGSVNDQKHCYKVLFDRDSPCEKCPITDFHKGKKAFAEGAINLNSKYDLNSFSFELMTEIKQRLWVHHYEDKESINLLKGQFIKSEKFAYLGNLVDIVIHRISNPLTGMKMSTQTLLNDPKADDFRDDLEEIYSGLNRCFSIIRNLKEFSESKIEVNEVSVTSLVESTLILMKSVTRNIRFVLDEGMERMVFCSKGLTQQVLFNLIHNSCQAMDYKGGILLRSGEEEGVTYLEVIDTGHGIAVGLEAQIFSPFFSTKTTNMGTGIGLFLSKLIMEQSGGDLQLLPSVDVEVEGQKFTGARFRMSFSRKKF